In Glycine max cultivar Williams 82 chromosome 4, Glycine_max_v4.0, whole genome shotgun sequence, the genomic stretch CATCGTTGTTGTCAAATGCACCCCAGGTTGATTCATCAAAACTTCTGTTACCATAGATTAATGACATCACAATTACTAGATGCTCACAGTGAAAGCTATGCATTgcagaaacataaaaaatggaaatagaCAAATCAACCCCCTTCCCACAAGCACACCCCTGGTGAAGGGAGGAAAAAACAACACAGATTACCTGTGTGTTTCTGCATCTgcttcaaaactttttccaaaatgAGAATTTGAAAAGTCTTGAGAAGGACTCTCCACCGTACTCCTCCCAGCTAGACTATGGGGGATTCTTGCCAGGTCATCTTCACTGTGTGCATAGGATTCATCCTCAACTGTATAATCACCATTAGCAGAATTTTCTTGCTTCCCATTTGCATTCACAGGTGAACCATGAACAGAATTATCATCAGATAAATTTTGTTCTCCATCAATAAATGCCGACTTCGGTTTTGAAGATGTATAAGTGAGATCATTAGCAAATCCTAGAAATAAACAAAGCAATTAATAACACAAGTTAATTCATGCAAAACatgaaaatgattttgtaagaaaaaacaACGGCTACCTTCATCCTCAAATTTATCCCAATCTTCATCCCAAAGAGCTGCTCCCTCTGGAATTCCAGGTTGCCAACCTTATAATTCATTTGGTTCATACACATACACAGACGCAACCACATTAAAGTTAGAAACAGAGGGAAATGCATTAACTTGTAACAAATATGCAACGCCcttgattttaataaaagatcCTTTAGAAAAATGCAAGTTTCCAAATCATAAGAGGCTGCTTCCACAGAAGTATTAATATGAAGAATCACATATATTgagtaaaaaaaagtcaaaacaaaTCATAAAATTGTTATTGCAGAGTGATTGAGAAAGAAGCCATAATGAGACAAAATGAGATTATTATAGTTACCAGCAGGAAGCTGAACCATTGTAATTGACTTCACATCTAGCCCATGTTTCTTGCACCGTTCGGCTAGAGCCTTAAATAACTCCTCGAGATCTGACTGTATGCGTTCAGCACGGACCTATGGAATTTGTTAAAACATCAGTAACAGAGTACTAGACAGGTTTCCCCAGAACACAAGTCTtattcaagaaataaaattcaCCTGAAGGATACCATCTGCACTGCCTCCTTGTACCATTTTGACAATTGCTTGCTGCAACTCCACCTTCCTATCCTAAATAAGTACCAACTAATGGTTAAAGAtgcattgaaatttgaaatgtttCAACTTTAGAGACATTCATAATCCACCCAAGATACAGGTTTATTGCTGCtaagaaaggagaaaaaaattgtagacTTCATCTATTCAATAAGAACTTGTAATTCAAAGGTTAGATTgttgaaatttaatatatacaaagagtTGTCGAAGAAGTAACTCTACTAAGAATTACTCGTGGAATAACATGatcctcactctctctctctctctctctcacacacacacacatatggaATTCCACAATGCAATAATGCCACTATAGGCTATAGTGCTGTTGCATTGCAGAATTCCTGGATCCACGATTACAACTCTGTCCGCTATTGCCACCTCTACAAGTGTAATGGTTGCAGCATGTGTTCACATCCTCTTGTCATATTTGACGAGTCTCCGGCCAATGAACTTTTGATTCAATATTATgccatttttttatgcattttcatGTGCATACAACTTAATTtgttatacatatataattgataGATATCATGTATTTCAATTGCTGTGCGGgttaaaaagaaaggaaaaagaaaagttattttcttcttagctaaaaaactttaaattaaaatttgataagtGAATCATTTTTTCAGTCAATCATTCATTGAATGATAAATCACTACAAGTGATGGAGATACGACTGTGACTATTTGCCCACATCGCTATCTGCTATATGATATTGCAGACCATTAGCTTTCAGCCATTTTCCACAATTAAAAAGTGATATATAGGGAGCATTTCGAATGAgaaatttcttaaaatgaaaaatgcaaACTATCAGTAATAGCCTTTAGATTATTCAAACACTCTTTAAAACAGGTCATGTGCCTATCCTTTTTCCCCTTTCACACTCAGGTATACGTAACAGAGGACTGTGTTCAGGAATGGAGGAGTGGCAACCCTGCCTTCAAGGTCTCCTAACCTGTCTCAATGCTTACCAATTCACGTTCACACATTCACAGTGCAAGCAGCCCCAATATGAAGGAggtgagggagagagaggggATTCCCTAATTGGAAGACAAAACAGAACTTCTAATTGTCGAAGCTATAACTACAAATTTTGAAgaaatgagaatgaaaaataaaatgaaaagattaaCAACAACTTCAAAGCTCGAATCTGAAACACTACTTTACATGTCTGAAACAGCAATTCACCCACAAACGTGACATCAACGCAGAACCaaaaattggtttttttatCCCAAACACGAAGCAATGAGGGAATTGAACTCAACacccaaatttcaaattttcaataagtcataaaactattttaaaaaaaaaacagaattatGCTTAATTGGCATGAAACAGAATCGCTCCATATTCCAACAGAGCTCGTAGAGGAAGTCAAGCATGAGGTTTGATCCTTTTTTAAAAGGTAAATGCAACCCACTTATAAAATCATTCATGAGCATTTACTTTATAATTTAAGCATTTAAGAGAGTTGGTCCTggacatggtatcagagcttgtaTGGCCTAGTGGTCATGAGTTAGATCCTTCTCACCCTCATTCTAAATAAAAGTTGAATTTGAGCACAATTTAAGGTGTGTTTGTGTGTTATGCATACTTCAAACCCAAAGGGATCTTGCAGGAGGGGAGTGCAAAAGATATAAGACCATTCATGAGCTATAGCCTAAGAGCTTAAATTTTGGGAGAGGTTGGTCCTTCATAATAACTTAAGACCAATGCAGTAAAAGAGGGCATACTAAATAGTCAATAACTTCACCTCTTACAAATAGCCTATCTTTAACAAGTAATTTAGATTTTCTAATTACCTGTATATCACGAAATTTAGCTTCTTCAACGGTCAATTTTGATACTATTTCTGCTACTTGTTTGTATTTCTCTTCATATTTCTTGCCCAATGATTCTGCCTGTAACAACACACCACCAAATGATAGTTAATTCTTTTCACATCTTAAATTTGCATCACGTtttcagaaaagaaaagaaaaaaaggaatataCCTCACGCTTATCCGCAGATGCCCTTTCCGTAATCTCATTTAGTCGATTATCGCATCTGCTTTTATATAGAACCTGAAATACAAGTTAACATCCGGGAAAGGAATTCATGGCatacattaaaaaatcattCTGGTTTTATCCCAATAAAATCCTTAACTGAATCCACTTAAAATCATCAATCTTTTTGCTGCATTCCGGTTCGTTTCTTGAGAGGGGGGAAGTCATACTGGCTTTTACCCAATAAAATCCTTAACTTTATCCACTAATCCATTTAAAATCGTCCTATCTTTTCACTGCGTGCATGATTCCAGTAAGAGTTTCTAGGCTTCAACTGAGGCCTAACTAGAACCATAAAACCCAAACATTAAGTCACTGTAGGATGATTTGCATTTATCATAGAAAACCAATCCTTCCTGCTAAATTACACAGCTCTGGTACACTGACTTTGTGTTTTGAATTAGCTTGTATTATGCATATAATAGTATACTCAAGAGCTATTTAGCTTAGAAGTTATTCTGTAAAAACCAAGCAAAACCAAACATGCGAATAACTACAGGTCAAAgatcattaataaatttatttttaacctcTTTGGCATGCAATAACTTCAttaatgcaaacacaattttactTTAAAGTGAACCACCAGCAGTGTGGCCTAGCAAGCCTACAAATAATCGATTTCAACCATGCTAAGCCTTAAGcaataaacatcaatgtaagattaaaaaaaaaaacaagatatgAATTACTAACCAGTTCCTGCATTTTGTTGCGGTATAACTCAAGCTTCTCTTTTGAATCCAAAATCACATTCTGAGTTTCTTCAAACTACAACAGAAAagagaaacattttttatttataatttctcaaAATGTGCAAGAGAACCAAGACCACTTACAAATGAATAGATGGTTGAAAATATTACTGAATATGCGGAATTAATTTTGGGTTCAAACGTAACTCCAGCCACATAATTCATTTTGAACATACttgcaaaattatatttaagaccAAAAATTAACTTGGGTCCACCCGGCAaacaactataaaaagtgaCATACAGTTGCTTTTGGATCAAAATGTGATTTGGATCCCCATAAGGCCATCAATAGTTTTGAAGTATCAAAGAAGCACTAAGGGACTGtgaatttatttttgtgtgtcctTTCTACTGGAGCAGTTTCTAGTTAAACTTTCAAGAGATTATGGCAGAAATAAGGAAACAGTGATTTTATGAGAGGGTGCAATTTATACAATTCTttggtgcatttggttgggagAGAAGTGCTTCATATTTTCAAAGGTATCTCTTTACCTTGCATTTGTTAGTAGATATAGTTGAATCCGTGGCTTTAGGAAGAGTTTTATAATCttcccatttctaaaaaaatggtacctttttttaaaaaaaatagagagaatcATAAATACattaagatgaagagaagataaTTACAAAGGGATAGgagaaaatcataaataaagtaTCCTCCTTAATTACAAAAACACAAGCATCATCGAAAAATCAAAAACATAATGGATAACCTTCACTTTCCCAAATATATTTATACATGGACAAAAACTATGAAGGCAGAGCAAATACCTTTTTCTCCGCAGTTGTTGCCTCTTGAGGCTTTGAATTCAATATATTCTGCTCACCATTTTCTGCACGATTCAAAAAGGAATCGTCCAACACAGGTGTTCCTGACTTTTGCTGATTGGGCTGTTGAGTGCCATCAGCCTGGGCAGAACTTCCCTGAACTGGTGGCCTCAAACCAGCTGTTGGTGCCACTGGCCGAGCACCTGGAATCCCTTGTTGCTGCTGAAAACCTTGAgacagataaaagaaaaaaaaatcatcaagaaaTATCCTATATGactaagagaaaaggaaaagtttGAGATAGTGTAAATAAGGGAAAATACCTTGGCCAATACCCCAGCCTGcatttccataagcaatttttGGTTGGCCTATCATTGACATCAGTGTCTCGTCAAACAAAACATTGCTTGGAAGAGACTCTGGAAGAGGACGACCTTCCCTGTAACGTTCCATCAAATAAAGAGCAAAGCAAAACTCCTTCAAAGAAAGCATGctatcattatcctgatcagaCAAGTCCCACACCTTCTTTAAGACATCTGCACAAAGTCCACAAAGATCTTGTTACGTATTTGCTATCAGAGAAATAATGAAAAGATTATCCTAAGATCGGTCCACCTCTACAAGAAAATTTCCAAAATAGTGAAGCACTTGCTAAGAAACGGAGTCAATAAAACAGAGTAAAGAAACATATCTAGTAACATCATCTTATCTGAAGCATGTTTTTCTTAGTagcttttaatttctattagcCTGGTTGTCATGAAATACAATATTTCttttctatcttctattttctaatccAGATTCCAAACAGTCTGACACTGGGAACCCCATCAGCAATGACAAAATTGCGGCCAACATGATGTTCTATGTAAAATAGTGGAACATCATGAATTAGTTGACAAATAAGCAACTCATGTAGGATGAATATGAGGATTTGGAATCGGTTAATTCTCTAGGTTCATACCAAATAAATTTCTGAATGTGGAGTTTCTCAGGTCTCATAACTGTCACCTACAATGTAATTGTGTTCAAAATACTAGTGTTTTTTTCCACtttcctttaaaataaaaaataatccaacATAACACCAAGTAGGATAAAAACAGAAGGATTTTGGCATTAATAGTTATCCTGGTTCATAACCCCATAGATTTCAAAATGTCAAGTAGATTTATTTCCGAGGTCTAAATCAAATAACTGTCATCTATCATAGAATCTGCTGAAACTCAAGCTATCagtatttattgttattttcctttaagaaatattttttaattattgtgatACTAAAGTGAAACATGAGGATTCGAAATTGGTTGGGATTCTTGGTTCATAACCAGACACATTTATAAATGTGTGGTTGATCTTATAGGTCTAATACCTATAACCTACCATATATCCCTTCTCAAATTATCAATATCTCTGTCACCTTCCTCCTTTCTTTAATAAATGATCGATCCATAATGAAACCAAGTAATTCATACTTCATAGTATCTATGACTTGGATTAAAAATGGGCAGGATGCCAACCTGTGATTATTTCAATTCATGCAAATCCCTGGGAGGTTTATTACAAAGATTTGACTAATTGTTTCTTTGGATTTGGGTGATAGTACTTGCATCAAGTTTTAGAAGGATACTAAGGTGGGAATATTCATTTCTTAGAGGCTTTTCCTTGCTTAGACCTCTCTCTTGTATGCATAATTATcccaccaaaaaaattattatttgtaccTCCTGAACTTTCACATTCATAGGGAGTAATAGCTAAAACATTTCTCCATTTCATCTACCGAATTTGAATCCTATGATTAAATCTTCCTTTGTTTGTGTCACCTAGCATGGTAGATCCAATATAACTAAACCAAGTGACTCGTGGTATGGTATGATCTCCAATTTTCACCTCCAAGCCCATGTTCAAATGTGTTTTGCTGAACTTGCATTCCATATACTAAATTTTCCTTCCACTTAATTGAAAACCATGTGATTCCAATGCTTCTTTCAAGATGAGAACAactaaaataatgtaaaattaaaaggaCGTGATCTGACTCAAAAACATGTGCATTCCAATAAAATGCATCAAACCCCTGCAGACAAAGCATGTCAGCACTCAAGCTTCAGCAGACATGCTCTCTTTGGATACTTAAGTATGAACTGATCCTCCACCTTTGTTCTTAATTGGGATGGGATGAGCAGccatagtgatttttttttctgaattgatGAGCAGCCATAGTAATCATACATCTGTCACTAGTTACTATTCATGACTAAAGTTGGACATTGAATACCTCTTGGGCTACTAGAGAGTTccgttttttttcaaataaaatccaCATACTTATTTTACCATCACCAAAAACAATATCCAGTATCGGTGCACAGTTAACCATTCCTTGACAACATTAAGGCAGAcccccaaaaaaataatctgAATCACGAAGCTAAGCCCTAAAATTTTCAGCTGATTATTGTTCTTGTTAGTTATGCAATATGTATGCAACATTTCATTGACAAGCTAACACATCAACATACCAAAATGCATAAACATTACGTCAAAAAGTGTCAGTtggaaagaaaaaggttttaccTATGGGTAATCTCCAGCTTAAAAATAGACTGCGTGCCTGCTCCCCAGTGATTTTCCCATCCCTGTCGGTGTCAACTTCCATAAACACCTTTGTATACTTCTGCACATCAGTAGGTTTCATTTTTGGCCAAGAAAGATGTGAATTGTCAGAATTTGCATTTCCAAGCCCAGATGGTGTatttggagaagaagaagctggtgGTGAAATTTGTTGGCTTATGTTTGGTGCAGATTGTGCCCGCTGAAACTGACTATTTGCAGGCAGCATTGAAGAATATGCACTCTGCAATGAGTCAAGAGAATTTTGCTTAATTGCAGGTTGGGGAGCAGTGGAAACAGGAACAATGGCTGATGAGACATTGCTGACAGAGTAACTCAGTCCAGCAGGTTCTTGTTTCGGTGTCAATGAGGCAGCAGAGAAAAAATCATTGCCCAAAACTGAATTGGAGGAGAACCCATTTCCAGATACACCTAATGCTTTAGTGTTAACAGTTGTAGACTGGGGCATTGGTGAGATTGGAGATGACTGCGGCATTGGTGAGATTGGAGATGTTGATGACGGTAATGCAGCTGATGGGGTCAGTCCAGCAGGTCTGGTAGCAACCATACCAGGCCTTACATTATTCCAATCATTCGAGACGACGCCAGGATTTGAGAAATTGTGACCAGCTATGTTAACTCCTCTAGAAATATCTGGACCTGCAACACCCTGTTGTGGACGCAGACCGCCACCAGCAGGCATGGATTGAGGAGGTCTCATGCCAGGATGCTGCTGCGAAGGATAATATTGCGGGTTTGCACCAGGACCTGCCAACCCTTGTCCTCTATAGGGAAAACTTTGAGCCAAATTGGGTGCGGTAACACCCATCTGCCCGACAGACCCAGCACCGGGCATCGAATTCGGGCGTGGTTGAGGCACAGCAGCAAGATTAATCTGTGGGGCAGGGATTTTAGCAGCAGCAGGACCATACAAAGCTGCCTTCACAATATCAGGCGTTAAATCTCGCTTACTCTGAGCCACAGTGACTAACCTTAGAGCATTAAAAAACTCCGCGCGCCCAAGGAAACCCGTTTTGGCCTGATCAGCATACGCCCACACCTGCAACAACTCAAATCGAGAACAACAATAAGAATTATACGCTAGATCGAGTTAAAATATCCAAGGAAAAGCGAAATGAAGAATCAACCAAAACCTAAATCAGAGATTCTAAGCAAACAATAACGAAATCATAACGATCGATCACGAAAATCCTATGCCTCGAAGAGAAAACACAAACGGAAGTGCAGTGAGTTGAAATATTTGGTTTAGATTAGAATGAAACCTGAGCGAGGACTTGTTTGGGCAAATTGGATCCCTGAAAGAATGAGACGGCTTCGGCTCCACTGATTCTGCCATCTCCGTCCAAATCTGCTCTCCTGAAAAACGCTTCGAACTGATCCATGTTGGGTCCCGCCATTGAAGTGGATCGAATCGGTTAGTtagggatttgtttttgattcGTGGAAGAGAGGATGAATTGCGGAGAAAGAGGGAATTCGATTATTGTGCGTCTGAATTCGCAGATTCGGAAGAATTAAGGGAAAGCGAAAAAGTGAATGGAAtatggtttttatttatttccggCGAGGGCGATGCTGAAATGATTGAGATGTGGCATCTTCTCCGACTGCTGCACAGGCTGTGCCTCTTCGGAGGAATACAAATTTCATTCCGATTCCATTTACATTTACATCTAATCTCACCCTTCTCACACTCaaacaaaacaatcaatattttatt encodes the following:
- the LOC100818930 gene encoding actin cytoskeleton-regulatory complex protein pan1, whose amino-acid sequence is MAGPNMDQFEAFFRRADLDGDGRISGAEAVSFFQGSNLPKQVLAQVWAYADQAKTGFLGRAEFFNALRLVTVAQSKRDLTPDIVKAALYGPAAAKIPAPQINLAAVPQPRPNSMPGAGSVGQMGVTAPNLAQSFPYRGQGLAGPGANPQYYPSQQHPGMRPPQSMPAGGGLRPQQGVAGPDISRGVNIAGHNFSNPGVVSNDWNNVRPGMVATRPAGLTPSAALPSSTSPISPMPQSSPISPMPQSTTVNTKALGVSGNGFSSNSVLGNDFFSAASLTPKQEPAGLSYSVSNVSSAIVPVSTAPQPAIKQNSLDSLQSAYSSMLPANSQFQRAQSAPNISQQISPPASSSPNTPSGLGNANSDNSHLSWPKMKPTDVQKYTKVFMEVDTDRDGKITGEQARSLFLSWRLPIDVLKKVWDLSDQDNDSMLSLKEFCFALYLMERYREGRPLPESLPSNVLFDETLMSMIGQPKIAYGNAGWGIGQGFQQQQGIPGARPVAPTAGLRPPVQGSSAQADGTQQPNQQKSGTPVLDDSFLNRAENGEQNILNSKPQEATTAEKKFEETQNVILDSKEKLELYRNKMQELVLYKSRCDNRLNEITERASADKREAESLGKKYEEKYKQVAEIVSKLTVEEAKFRDIQDRKVELQQAIVKMVQGGSADGILQVRAERIQSDLEELFKALAERCKKHGLDVKSITMVQLPAGWQPGIPEGAALWDEDWDKFEDEGFANDLTYTSSKPKSAFIDGEQNLSDDNSVHGSPVNANGKQENSANGDYTVEDESYAHSEDDLARIPHSLAGRSTVESPSQDFSNSHFGKSFEADAETHRSFDESTWGAFDNNDDVDSVWGFNTKTKDSDFEQRDFFKSDDFGINPVRTGSTHTDGTFQTKSPFAFDDSVPATPVSKFAFDDSVPATPVSKFENSPRYSEAGDHFFDMSRFDSFRHESGYSPQPERLTRFDSISSSKDFGYNNHKFTRFDSISSSKDFGSNPETLTRFDSMSSSNDFGFGRQGHARFDSISSTKDFGHSGPFSFDDSDPFGSSGPFKVSSENHSPKKGSDNWSAF